In Canis lupus dingo isolate Sandy chromosome 33, ASM325472v2, whole genome shotgun sequence, a single genomic region encodes these proteins:
- the CCDC54 gene encoding coiled-coil domain-containing protein 54 — translation MYRLQTKRAKAAAGQMWTSNLSKIRRSLKNVYHKYKNQHPDSTRDPTSTSYDCDKDDITTDEEMSLRAMLQDIKTAQIELVSQLTDIVSVVSKIQEKIDFYQKQIDILETRMNINEDKQGTITKDIFSMKKDINALKKKVTELENQNSCSTIHCLEVPEGERGKEIIEQLHKLIQPETLKNTLASTDYGISSAEPENVPSYPELTDHLEEKTISPKVKTLGKNNHQNALRSFKKAKSNIYIYPDFSTWIKLTFVHGGKWRFFLSATELEEFIQWLLSRPAISPEEPQLVTQRYCPFTGLISSLTTFCLSVLNYIYCFFGSSKEEITRL, via the coding sequence atgTACAGACTTCAAACCAAAAGGGCAAAAGCTGCTGCTGGGCAGATGTGGACTTCAAATCTCTCCAAGATCAGACgatctcttaaaaatgtttaccaTAAATATAAGAACCAGCACCCAGATTCAACTAGAGATCCAACCTCGACTTCCTATGATTGTGATAAAGATGACATCACTACTGATGAAGAAATGAGTCTTAGAGCAATGCTCCAAGATATTAAAACTGCCCAAATTGAACTCGTCAGCCAACTGACTGACATTGTCAGTGTAGTATCCAAAATCCAGGAAAAGATTGACTTTTATCAGAAGCAGATAGATATCCTGGAAACCAGAATGAATATTAATGAAGACAAACAAGGCACAATAACTAAAGATATCTTCTCAATGAAAAAGGACATCAATGCTTTAAAGAAGAAGGTGACAGAACTAGAAAACCAGAATTCTTGCTCCACCATACATTGTTTAGaagttccagaaggagagaggggtAAAGAGATCATAGAACAACTTCACAAACTGATACAACCAGAAACTCTGAAGAACACCTTGGCTTCTACAGACTATGGAATCTCTTCAGCAGAACCAGAAAACGTGCCCAGTTATCCTGAGCTCACTGATCATCTTGAGGAGAAAACAATTTCCCCCAAAGTTAAAACTCTGGGAAAAAATAACCATCAAAATGCATTAAGAAGCTTTAAGAAAGCAaagtcaaatatttatatttacccAGACTTTAGTACATGGATCAAGCTAACTTTTGTCCATGGAGGAAAGTGGAGATTTTTCCTCAGTGCTACAGAGTTAGAAGAATTCATCCAATGGCTTCTTTCTAGGCCAGCCATCTCTCCTGAGGAACCACAACTTGTAACCCAGAGATATTGTCCATTCACTGGGCTTATTTCAAGTTTAACTacattctgtctctctgttttaaactatatttactgtttttttggttcctcaaaagaagaaataactcgACTATAG